The nucleotide window GAACGACGCGACACTCGTGCTGCCGAGCGGGTATCTCGAAGTCGTGGTGGAACGCCTGTGAATGGCTCGCTGTGCGATAACGCAGCGGCGCGTTGCGCGGACACTAACGGTAGTTCACGAAGTTGATGATGTCGTTGAGAAACCACGGCAGAATCAATTGCGTATCCGGGAAACTGGTGCCGACGCTGAGCCGCGGCGGTTTCGACGCGGCGTGAGCAGGTATCGCCGCGTTGGGTGCGTGCAGCATGGCCGGGTGCGCGTCGTCTGTTTCCGGCGACGCGATCTGGTTTGTCGCGGGCGGGGGCCGCGTCGACGCGCAGCCGTTGATGAGCGCGATCATTACGACGGCGACGCCCGCAGCCGTTGAAGTCCGCACGCCCGCCCCGACGCGTTGGCGCCGATTCGTGGTGATTTTCAAGCCGCTAGGTCCCGATCTTGTAAGGGCGCGTCATGACCTCGAGAAAATGACCATCGGGATCGTCGAAATACATTCCCCGGCCGCCGTTGTGCAGATAGGTTTCGCCGGCGCGCTGTTTGCCCGGGTCGGCCCAGTATGGAAGTCCTCTATCGCGAATACGGGCGAAGGCGTGGTCGAATTCGTCCTCGCTGACCAGAAACGCATAGTGCTGCATCGAGATTGCGCCGTCGCGTTCGAAGAAGTCGAGCGACACGTCATTGTCGAGCTGAACGACGAGCATCTGCCCGAACTCGACGGGATCTGGAAGCGCCAGGATGTCCATCAGGAATCGAGTCGACTTCCGCTTGTCGCTGCACCAGACAATCGTGTGATTTAGCTGGACGCCCATGTCGTCACCTCACTGGATGTTGGCGTTGAGTGCTGTGTCGCCATCATTCAACATAGTCGAGGTCTGATGGCATTCAAGTAAATCCGACCTCCGTCCAGGTGCCTGATGAACGGCGCTCACCCGTCCGTCGAGACCGTCACCGTTTCCCATGCGCGGATTTCGTCTGCAAGTGCCGACAACCTGTCTCGCACGAGTCCCAGTGCATCGCTGCCGAGCAACAGGTGGGCGGGTGGATGGTCCGCGGCAATCGCCGCGAGCATCGCGAGCGCTGCTTTCCGTGGATCCCCCAGCTGCCTGCCGTCTTTCTCCTCGCGTGCCTTGCGGATCGGATCGAAGATCGCGTCGTAGTCGGGAATCGAGCGAGGCGTTCGAATCATCGAGCGGCCAGCCCAATTGGTGCGGAACGAACCCGGCGCAACGGCTGTTACGGCGATACCGAAAGACCCGACCTCCTTGCCGAGCGTTTCGGAGATCCCGACAAGCGCGAATTTGCTACCGCAGTAGTAAGCGATCCCAGGCATGGTGATATGACCGCCCATCGATGTCACGTTCAGAATGTGGCCGCGTCGACGCTTGCGCATGTAGGGCAAGACCGCTTTCATCATCGCGACCGCGCCGAATACGTTGACATCGAACTGCCGCCGCATTTCCGATAGCGGCGATTCTTCCATGATGCCTTCGTGACCATAGCCTGCGTTGTTGACCAGTACGTCGACAGGCCCCACGCTCGCCTCGATCTCCGACACGATACCGTCGATGCTGTCGAAATCGGTCACATCGAGGACACGTGCAAAAGCAGCCGCTGACAGCGACTCGAAATCGTATTTGGCCTGTGCACTCCTTACCGTGCCGACCACCGTATGACCGACAGCTAGCGCTTCCTTCGCGAGCGCGAGGCCAAAGCCGCTGCTGACGCCTGTAATGAGCAGAATTTTGCCGGATGCCATTTAAACTTCTCCCGAATGTTGTTTCGAGAGTGCATACTAGTCTGCACACCGAATGCAAATAAGCCAGATTTCGCTGAATTTATTGCCTAAAACTATGAGTACGAAGCGCGCGTCCACTGACCATTGCGCGCCGGTCTCTCGCAGCCAGAAGCGCATGGTCGCGCTGCTGCACGCATTGGCGCCCGATGAAGGCTACAACCTGACGGCACTGCCGAGCGTGCGGATCCTGCGGTCGAACCGGGCGTTATCGCGCACGCCGGTTCTGTACGATCCGGGCATCGTGATTGTTTGCCAGGGCCGCAAGCGCGGCTACTTCGGCGATCAGCTCTATCTGTACGATGAGCATCATTACCTGGCGGTGTCCGTGCCCGTACCGTTCAGCATGGAAACCGACGCAACGCCAGAGCGCCCGCTGCTCGCGCTCTATCTGCACCTCGACTTCGCCCTCGCCGCCGAACTGGCGGCGCTGATCGACCGCGAAGGCATAGCGGAACGCATGCAAGCGCCTCGCAGCATGATGTCCACACCGATGGACGACGCAATGCAGGCTTCCGTGTTGCGTTTTCTGGAGGCGATGAACCGCCCGCTGGAAGCGGCGGTGTTGGGCCCGGGCCTGCTGCGCGAACTGTATTTCCGGGTGCTTACCGGAGCCCAGGGGCGCTCGATCCGAGAAGCGTTGGGAATGCGCGGACAGTTCGGCAGGATAGGCAGATCGCTACGCCTGATTCACGCCGGCTACGCGCAATCGCTCGATGTGGCGCAGCTCGCGGAGGAAGCGGGTATGAGCGTGCCGAGTTTCCATAGTCACTTCAAGGCCGTTACGCAGGTGTCGCCGATGCAGTACGTGAAGTCGACTCGTCTGCATCAGGCCCGTCTGCTGATGGTCCGTCAGGACCTGACCGCGGAGGCCGCGAGCAACGCCGTCGGTTACACGA belongs to Paraburkholderia sp. SOS3 and includes:
- a CDS encoding VOC family protein, which translates into the protein MGVQLNHTIVWCSDKRKSTRFLMDILALPDPVEFGQMLVVQLDNDVSLDFFERDGAISMQHYAFLVSEDEFDHAFARIRDRGLPYWADPGKQRAGETYLHNGGRGMYFDDPDGHFLEVMTRPYKIGT
- a CDS encoding AraC family transcriptional regulator, which gives rise to MSTKRASTDHCAPVSRSQKRMVALLHALAPDEGYNLTALPSVRILRSNRALSRTPVLYDPGIVIVCQGRKRGYFGDQLYLYDEHHYLAVSVPVPFSMETDATPERPLLALYLHLDFALAAELAALIDREGIAERMQAPRSMMSTPMDDAMQASVLRFLEAMNRPLEAAVLGPGLLRELYFRVLTGAQGRSIREALGMRGQFGRIGRSLRLIHAGYAQSLDVAQLAEEAGMSVPSFHSHFKAVTQVSPMQYVKSTRLHQARLLMVRQDLTAEAASNAVGYTSASQFSREFKRLFGLTPAAETKRMRESFAVPEAFADGIYVSSH
- a CDS encoding oxidoreductase; amino-acid sequence: MASGKILLITGVSSGFGLALAKEALAVGHTVVGTVRSAQAKYDFESLSAAAFARVLDVTDFDSIDGIVSEIEASVGPVDVLVNNAGYGHEGIMEESPLSEMRRQFDVNVFGAVAMMKAVLPYMRKRRRGHILNVTSMGGHITMPGIAYYCGSKFALVGISETLGKEVGSFGIAVTAVAPGSFRTNWAGRSMIRTPRSIPDYDAIFDPIRKAREEKDGRQLGDPRKAALAMLAAIAADHPPAHLLLGSDALGLVRDRLSALADEIRAWETVTVSTDG